One segment of bacterium DNA contains the following:
- a CDS encoding nicotinate-nicotinamide nucleotide adenylyltransferase, giving the protein MDTRGMRRRVAIFGGSFNPPHKGHSEIVRWLFMKGIADEVWVVPCFIHPFGKQLAPFDARLAMTKLALSKLNLPVTVKDVEGRLGGESRTLRTIEHFIEENPGMRFFLVTGGDIAKQAEQWHHFDKIKELVDIVNIPRGLDSPIPDISSTEIREAIASGKTTWRDMVEPEVAIYIVTKALYRV; this is encoded by the coding sequence GTGGACACTAGGGGAATGCGCAGGCGCGTCGCGATATTCGGCGGTTCCTTCAACCCCCCGCATAAGGGGCACTCCGAAATCGTCAGGTGGCTCTTCATGAAGGGGATCGCCGACGAGGTCTGGGTCGTCCCGTGCTTCATCCATCCGTTCGGCAAACAGCTTGCCCCGTTCGACGCCAGGCTTGCCATGACGAAGCTCGCCCTGTCAAAGCTCAACCTCCCGGTGACCGTGAAGGACGTGGAGGGGCGGCTGGGCGGCGAGAGCAGGACCCTCCGGACGATCGAACATTTTATTGAAGAGAATCCCGGTATGAGGTTCTTCCTCGTGACCGGCGGCGACATAGCCAAGCAGGCGGAGCAGTGGCATCACTTCGACAAGATCAAGGAACTGGTGGATATCGTGAATATCCCGCGCGGACTGGACTCGCCCATACCGGACATCAGCTCCACCGAAATCCGCGAGGCGATCGCCTCCGGCAAGACGACGTGGCGCGACATGGTCGAACCCGAGGTTGCGATCTACATCGTCACGAAAGCGCTCTATCGAGTTTAA
- a CDS encoding NAD(+)/NADH kinase — MKLNRVLIVTKPRGEQRKRGPVAGSRAIETERAKALARIERKLRSMGITYTTVTRFAIPATRSFDLIISFGGDGTFLAAAHKAGCVPILGVNAAPDHSVGFYCAAAPDTFDRVLARIISDKMKLREAPMIEARIDGRRLPCPALNDVLFAGSSPAETVRYRISANERSEEQKSSGVWIASGPGSTAAIKSAGGRPMPMFSQRLQFLVREPCPRPGSRYRMTRGVIAQRRAIKIESHMRTAKAYIDGHWHACAVKQGSTISCRISKKRLKIFI; from the coding sequence ATGAAACTCAACCGAGTTCTCATAGTCACAAAGCCCAGGGGCGAGCAACGAAAGCGCGGCCCTGTCGCCGGATCCCGCGCGATCGAGACGGAGCGCGCGAAGGCGCTCGCCCGCATCGAACGCAAGCTCCGCAGCATGGGCATAACGTACACGACCGTCACGCGCTTTGCGATTCCGGCGACGCGCAGCTTTGACCTCATCATATCGTTCGGCGGCGACGGGACGTTTCTCGCTGCCGCGCACAAGGCAGGCTGCGTGCCGATCCTTGGCGTCAACGCCGCGCCCGACCATTCCGTTGGCTTCTACTGCGCCGCCGCCCCGGATACCTTCGACCGGGTGCTCGCGCGAATCATCTCCGACAAGATGAAGCTGAGGGAAGCGCCGATGATCGAGGCCCGGATAGACGGCAGGAGGCTCCCCTGCCCTGCGCTCAACGACGTGCTCTTCGCAGGCTCATCTCCCGCCGAGACGGTGCGCTATCGCATCTCTGCGAACGAAAGGTCGGAGGAGCAGAAGAGCTCCGGCGTCTGGATAGCCTCGGGTCCCGGCTCCACCGCTGCGATAAAGTCCGCTGGCGGAAGGCCGATGCCCATGTTCTCGCAGAGGCTTCAGTTCCTGGTGAGGGAGCCCTGTCCCAGGCCGGGCTCCAGATACCGCATGACCCGCGGGGTGATCGCACAGAGACGCGCGATCAAGATCGAATCGCACATGCGGACCGCCAAGGCCTACATCGACGGGCACTGGCACGCGTGCGCGGTGAAGCAAGGCTCGACCATCTCCTGCCGCATATCGAAGAAGAGGCTCAAGATATTCATCTGA
- the rmuC gene encoding DNA recombination protein RmuC, whose product MSYILPFMIGLAIGLAALAILWSSWRARRQLLEERLSDSQRAREEQEKAVANLQMTFRGISSEVLKEARDEFIKQAEPKIGEHVKPLREALERYQRAISDIEVKREKAYGGLSSMLDILKQGQSALTRETGSLVSALKSPTARGKWGEVTLERVVEVAGLSKHCDFDTQRSVGGSESRQRPDLVVRLPHGRSVVVDAKVPLTDYMKAIEATGEDVRQAALAGHARAVREHMRLLGQKNYWAQFDPAPDFVVLFLPGESFFSAALELDRELIEDGMQSRVVLATPTTLIVMLRSVAMSWQQEQLTENAMKISDAGKDLFERCSTFARHLSGVGKGLEGAIKSYNSAVGSWESRVIPGARTLKELGAARSPDAVLPEVEGVQTIPRELMPAGPEGS is encoded by the coding sequence ATGTCCTACATCCTCCCATTCATGATAGGCCTCGCCATCGGGCTGGCCGCGCTCGCGATCCTGTGGTCCTCTTGGCGCGCCAGGAGGCAGTTGCTCGAGGAGCGGCTCTCCGATTCCCAGCGCGCGCGCGAGGAGCAGGAGAAGGCGGTGGCCAACCTTCAGATGACCTTCAGGGGAATATCCTCCGAGGTCCTGAAAGAGGCGCGCGACGAGTTCATCAAACAGGCGGAGCCTAAGATCGGCGAGCACGTGAAGCCCCTGCGCGAGGCGTTGGAGCGCTACCAGCGCGCCATCTCCGATATCGAGGTCAAACGCGAGAAGGCTTACGGCGGGCTCTCCAGCATGCTCGACATATTGAAGCAGGGCCAGAGCGCGCTCACGCGCGAGACCGGTTCTCTCGTCTCGGCGCTCAAGTCTCCGACCGCCCGAGGAAAATGGGGCGAGGTGACGCTGGAGCGCGTGGTCGAGGTGGCGGGTCTCTCCAAACACTGCGACTTCGACACACAGCGCTCGGTCGGCGGCTCCGAATCGAGGCAGCGGCCCGACCTGGTCGTCCGCCTGCCGCACGGCCGCTCGGTGGTGGTGGACGCCAAGGTCCCCCTCACGGATTATATGAAGGCGATCGAGGCGACGGGCGAGGATGTCCGACAGGCCGCTCTGGCAGGACACGCGCGGGCGGTGCGCGAGCACATGAGGCTCCTGGGCCAGAAGAACTACTGGGCCCAGTTCGACCCTGCGCCCGACTTCGTCGTCCTCTTCCTCCCGGGCGAGTCGTTTTTCTCGGCTGCGCTCGAACTGGATCGCGAGCTCATCGAGGACGGCATGCAGAGCCGCGTGGTGCTGGCAACCCCCACCACGCTCATAGTCATGCTCCGCTCGGTGGCCATGAGCTGGCAGCAGGAGCAGCTCACGGAAAACGCGATGAAGATCTCGGATGCGGGCAAGGACCTCTTCGAGCGCTGCAGCACCTTCGCCAGACACTTGAGCGGGGTGGGCAAGGGGCTGGAGGGTGCGATCAAAAGCTACAACAGCGCGGTGGGCTCCTGGGAGAGCCGCGTCATCCCCGGCGCGCGCACCCTCAAGGAACTGGGCGCAGCTCGCAGCCCGGACGCCGTCCTGCCGGAGGTGGAGGGCGTGCAGACCATCCCGCGCGAACTCATGCCGGCAGGCCCCGAAGGTTCTTGA